In Candidatus Methylomirabilota bacterium, the following proteins share a genomic window:
- the ftsH gene encoding ATP-dependent zinc metalloprotease FtsH: MNPFYKNLALWMVIGLIVILLFQLFQQNQSPRGEIVFSDFLKKVESGEVREVTLKGNNVSGRLSDGSSFRTFTADYPDLVKSLKDKGVKIDVKPPDTNSWLAIVLQWVPMLLFIGVWIFFMRQMQGGGAKALSFGKARARLISEKQNKVTFQDVAGVDEAKEELREIIEFLKDPPKFQKLGGKIPKGVLLVGPPGTGKTLLAKAIAGEANVPFFSISGSDFVEMFVGVGASRVRDLFEQGKKHAPCIIFMDEIDAVGRHRGAGLGGGHDEREQTLNQLLVEMDGFETNEGVILIAATNRPDVLDPALLRPGRFDRQVVVARPDVKGREEILKVHARRIPLAPKVDLKVLARGTPGFSGADLANLVNEAALLAARQDKKVVEMLDFENAKDKVLMGVERRSMIISETEKKTIAYHEAGHALVADLLPGADPLHKVTIIPRGRALGLTQQLPADDKYNYSREYLVNRITILLGGRAAEEIVFQQQTTGAGDDLEKATDMARKMVCEWGMSDKMGPLTFGKGEEHIFLGREVARPKDFSEETAVLIDSEIKRIVVESAARARHMIESNLEKLHALARALLERESLDGEEIARILRVPPLHEAPSPA, from the coding sequence ATGAATCCGTTCTACAAAAATCTCGCTCTGTGGATGGTGATCGGCCTCATCGTCATCCTCCTCTTCCAGCTCTTCCAGCAGAACCAGTCGCCCCGGGGCGAGATCGTCTTCTCCGACTTCCTGAAGAAGGTCGAGTCGGGCGAGGTCCGCGAGGTCACGCTCAAGGGCAACAACGTCTCCGGGCGTCTGAGCGACGGGTCGTCGTTCCGCACCTTCACCGCCGACTACCCCGACCTGGTGAAGTCGCTGAAGGACAAGGGCGTGAAGATCGACGTCAAGCCGCCCGACACCAACTCGTGGCTGGCGATCGTGCTGCAGTGGGTGCCGATGCTGCTGTTCATCGGCGTGTGGATCTTCTTCATGCGCCAGATGCAGGGCGGCGGCGCCAAGGCGCTGTCCTTCGGCAAGGCGCGCGCGCGGCTGATCTCCGAGAAGCAGAACAAGGTCACCTTCCAGGACGTGGCGGGCGTGGACGAGGCCAAGGAAGAGCTGCGCGAGATCATCGAGTTCCTCAAGGATCCGCCCAAGTTCCAGAAGCTCGGCGGCAAGATCCCGAAGGGGGTGCTGCTGGTCGGCCCTCCCGGCACCGGCAAGACCCTGCTGGCCAAGGCCATCGCGGGCGAGGCCAACGTGCCGTTCTTCTCGATCTCGGGCTCGGACTTCGTCGAGATGTTCGTCGGCGTGGGCGCCTCCCGGGTACGCGACCTGTTCGAGCAGGGCAAGAAGCACGCGCCCTGCATCATCTTCATGGACGAGATCGACGCGGTCGGCCGACACCGGGGCGCGGGCCTCGGCGGCGGCCACGACGAGCGCGAGCAGACCCTGAACCAGCTGCTGGTCGAGATGGACGGCTTCGAGACCAACGAGGGCGTCATCCTCATCGCGGCCACCAACCGGCCCGACGTGCTCGATCCCGCCCTGCTGCGGCCGGGGCGCTTCGACCGCCAGGTGGTGGTGGCGCGACCCGATGTCAAGGGCCGCGAGGAGATCCTGAAGGTGCACGCACGGCGGATCCCGCTCGCGCCCAAGGTCGACCTCAAGGTGCTGGCGCGGGGCACGCCCGGCTTCTCGGGCGCCGATCTCGCCAATCTGGTGAACGAGGCCGCGCTGCTGGCCGCGCGCCAGGACAAGAAGGTCGTCGAGATGCTCGACTTCGAGAACGCCAAGGACAAGGTCCTGATGGGCGTGGAGCGGCGCTCGATGATCATCTCGGAGACCGAGAAGAAGACGATCGCCTATCACGAGGCGGGCCACGCCCTCGTCGCGGACCTGTTGCCCGGCGCGGATCCGCTGCACAAGGTCACCATCATTCCGCGCGGCCGCGCGCTCGGCCTCACCCAGCAGCTGCCCGCCGACGACAAGTACAACTACTCGCGCGAGTACCTGGTGAACCGGATCACGATCCTGCTCGGCGGCCGCGCCGCCGAGGAGATCGTCTTCCAGCAGCAGACCACCGGCGCGGGCGACGATCTCGAGAAGGCCACCGACATGGCGCGCAAGATGGTGTGCGAGTGGGGCATGTCGGACAAGATGGGGCCGCTCACCTTCGGCAAGGGCGAGGAGCACATCTTCCTCGGTCGTGAGGTGGCGCGCCCGAAGGACTTCAGCGAGGAGACCGCGGTGCTGATCGATTCGGAGATCAAGCGCATCGTCGTCGAGTCCGCGGCGCGCGCGCGCCACATGATCGAGTCGAACCTCGAGAAGCTGCACGCCCTCGCCCGCGCCCTGCTGGAGCGCGAATCGCTCGACGGCGAGGAGATCGCCCGCATCCTCCGCGTGCCGCCGCTCCACGAGGCGCCCAGCCCCGCGTAG
- the hpt gene encoding hypoxanthine phosphoribosyltransferase, protein MDRRLGRILISREEIAARVGDLGRSIGRDYQGRSPLLVGVLKGAIVFTADLLRAIPLAGTMDFMAVSSYGAGTKSSGVVRLTADLSISIEGRDVIIVEDVIDSGRTISYLRRNLATRHPRSLALCVLLDKVSRRDVDVDIDYVGFVIPDEFVVGYGLDYDGWHRNLPDLAVLDPVLPPS, encoded by the coding sequence GTGGACCGGCGTCTGGGCCGCATCCTGATCTCGCGGGAGGAGATCGCCGCCCGCGTCGGCGATCTGGGCCGGTCGATCGGCCGTGACTATCAGGGACGCTCGCCGCTTCTGGTCGGCGTGCTCAAGGGCGCGATCGTTTTCACCGCCGACCTGCTCCGGGCCATCCCGCTGGCCGGCACCATGGACTTCATGGCGGTGTCCTCGTACGGCGCGGGCACGAAGTCCTCAGGGGTGGTGCGGCTGACCGCGGACCTGTCGATCTCGATCGAGGGCCGGGACGTGATCATCGTGGAAGACGTCATCGACTCGGGGCGGACCATCAGCTATCTGCGCCGCAACCTGGCGACCCGGCACCCGCGCAGCCTGGCCCTGTGCGTCCTGCTGGACAAGGTGTCCCGGCGCGATGTCGATGTCGACATCGACTACGTGGGCTTCGTGATCCCCGACGAGTTCGTGGTCGGCTACGGGCTCGACTACGACGGCTGGCACCGCAATTTGCCCGACCTGGCCGTGCTGGACCCGGTGCTCCCGCCGTCCTGA
- a CDS encoding SPOR domain-containing protein, producing the protein MATSVRRRVGSGPGTGQWMVLGGGVLVMLVLTFALGLLVGRQWARPAPPVSLPSVSEAARKAATPPARRGGLAAETMADRAPEPTEKLTFYQTLTEPLAAQGASPRPEPKTVAIKPSPTPPAPPAPASTAPAAATPAPSVAALPPVQSKAAPAAPAPTAGSPWTIQVAAFKNRKQADDMRQQLASSGLEAYVATLAEGHARYRVRIGTFKSREEAAAAAERLRGSRSLNVFVTLN; encoded by the coding sequence ATGGCCACGTCCGTGCGGCGACGGGTGGGGAGCGGGCCCGGCACCGGCCAGTGGATGGTGCTGGGCGGCGGGGTCCTGGTGATGCTCGTGCTGACCTTCGCCCTGGGCCTGCTCGTCGGCCGTCAGTGGGCGCGTCCCGCGCCCCCCGTGTCCTTGCCGTCCGTCTCCGAGGCGGCCCGCAAGGCGGCGACGCCGCCCGCGCGCCGCGGGGGCCTCGCGGCCGAGACCATGGCCGACCGCGCGCCCGAGCCGACGGAGAAGCTGACGTTCTATCAGACGCTGACCGAGCCGCTGGCCGCGCAGGGGGCGTCGCCGCGGCCCGAGCCCAAGACGGTGGCCATCAAGCCGTCACCCACGCCTCCGGCGCCGCCCGCGCCGGCCTCCACCGCACCGGCGGCTGCCACGCCCGCGCCGTCGGTGGCCGCGCTGCCGCCGGTCCAGAGCAAGGCCGCGCCGGCCGCGCCCGCGCCCACGGCGGGCTCACCGTGGACGATCCAGGTCGCCGCATTCAAGAACCGTAAGCAGGCCGATGACATGCGGCAGCAGCTGGCCTCCTCCGGGCTCGAGGCCTACGTGGCGACCCTCGCGGAGGGACACGCCCGCTACCGGGTCCGGATCGGCACCTTCAAGTCGCGCGAGGAGGCCGCGGCGGCGGCCGAGCGGCTGCGCGGCTCGCGCTCGCTCAACGTGTTCGTCACGCTCAACTAG